A genomic window from Streptomyces sp. HUAS YS2 includes:
- a CDS encoding SDR family oxidoreductase codes for MSTMLVTGGTGTLGRPVCEKLRADGHEVRVLSRHSPPYAVDLREGGPLLDRAVDGVDAVVHCANVLRRDEASTRNLIEAARRAGVPHLVYISIVGVDRVPLGYYKAKLAAERMFERSGLGWTVLRATQFHDLILQLLQGLAKPPVMLLPKGVPDQPLEVTEVAARLAELSAGPPVGRAADMGGPEILTFAELARAYLAAAGRQRRLVEVPLPGRVYRGLRHGGHLAPEHTVGRVTFEEFLARRFGADSAS; via the coding sequence ATGAGCACGATGCTGGTGACCGGCGGCACGGGAACGCTCGGGCGTCCCGTCTGCGAGAAGCTGCGCGCGGACGGGCACGAGGTACGGGTGCTGAGCCGGCACTCCCCGCCGTACGCCGTCGACCTGCGCGAGGGCGGACCGCTCCTGGACCGGGCGGTCGACGGCGTGGACGCGGTCGTCCACTGCGCCAACGTGCTGCGCCGCGACGAGGCGTCGACCCGGAACCTGATCGAGGCCGCGCGCCGGGCCGGGGTCCCCCACCTGGTGTACATCTCGATCGTCGGCGTCGACCGCGTACCGCTGGGCTACTACAAGGCCAAGCTGGCCGCCGAGCGGATGTTCGAGCGGTCCGGGCTCGGCTGGACGGTTCTTAGGGCCACCCAGTTCCACGACCTGATCCTGCAGCTGCTCCAGGGGCTGGCGAAGCCGCCGGTGATGCTCCTGCCGAAAGGCGTCCCCGACCAGCCGCTGGAGGTGACGGAGGTCGCCGCCCGGCTGGCGGAGCTGTCCGCGGGTCCCCCGGTCGGCCGGGCCGCGGACATGGGCGGCCCGGAGATCCTCACCTTCGCCGAGCTGGCCCGCGCCTACCTGGCGGCGGCCGGGAGGCAGCGCCGGCTGGTCGAGGTGCCGCTGCCGGGGCGCGTCTACCGGGGCCTGCGGCACGGCGGCCACCTCGCGCCGGAGCACACGGTGGGGCGGGTGACGTTCGAGGAGTTCCTGGCGCGGAGGTTCGGGGCGGACTCCGCGTCCTAG
- a CDS encoding amino acid permease: MLDHGAAPPVDETTSRKTSGLSALTRRKPVERLVAEGGQGEGGSLRRSLSMWQLTMISIGATLGTGIFVVLGDAVPKAGPAVTLAFVIAGLTALFSALSYAELAGAIPVAGSSYSYAYATMGELVAWVCGWCLVLEYGVSVAAVAVGWGEYLNELLDGTIGVTIPAMLSSAPGEGGVINLPGLIVVLLAMVFLLGGARESAVVNTIMVFVKIAALVLFCAIGFMGFKSGNYKDFMPLGMAGVSAAGASLFFSYIGFDAASTAGEEAKDPKRDLPRAIMLSLLIVTVLYVLVAAVAVGAWNWKDFEGSEATLAAIMNDVTGQTFWGTLLALGAVISIASVVLTVLYGQTRVLFAMSRDGLVPKVFAKVNGKTGTPRVNTVIVSLFCGALASVIPLGKLVDATSIGTLFAFGLVNIAVIVLRYTRPDMPRTFKVPLGWLFPVLGFLFCAYNMFSLDAVTWVVFGCWMAAGLVFYFLYGMRRSRLATEASAEK, encoded by the coding sequence GTGCTGGACCACGGCGCAGCCCCACCGGTCGACGAGACCACCTCCCGCAAGACCTCCGGGCTCTCCGCCCTGACCCGGCGCAAGCCGGTAGAACGCCTGGTCGCCGAGGGTGGCCAGGGTGAGGGCGGCTCGCTCCGCCGCTCGCTCTCGATGTGGCAGCTGACCATGATCAGCATCGGTGCCACGCTCGGCACCGGCATCTTCGTCGTGCTCGGCGACGCCGTCCCGAAGGCCGGCCCCGCGGTCACCCTGGCGTTCGTCATCGCCGGCCTCACGGCGCTCTTCTCCGCCCTCTCGTACGCCGAGCTGGCCGGCGCCATACCGGTGGCCGGCTCCTCCTACTCGTACGCGTACGCAACGATGGGCGAACTCGTCGCCTGGGTGTGCGGCTGGTGTCTGGTCCTGGAGTACGGCGTCTCCGTCGCCGCGGTCGCGGTCGGCTGGGGCGAGTACCTCAACGAGCTGCTCGACGGCACCATCGGCGTCACCATCCCCGCCATGCTCTCCTCGGCCCCCGGCGAGGGCGGCGTGATCAACCTGCCCGGTCTGATCGTCGTGCTGCTCGCCATGGTCTTCCTGCTGGGCGGCGCCCGTGAGTCCGCCGTCGTCAACACCATCATGGTGTTCGTGAAGATCGCGGCCCTGGTGCTGTTCTGCGCCATCGGCTTCATGGGCTTCAAGTCCGGCAACTACAAGGACTTCATGCCGCTCGGCATGGCAGGCGTCAGCGCCGCCGGCGCCAGCCTGTTCTTCTCGTACATCGGCTTCGACGCCGCCTCCACGGCCGGTGAGGAGGCGAAGGACCCGAAGCGCGACCTGCCGCGCGCGATCATGCTCTCGCTGCTCATCGTCACCGTCCTCTACGTGCTGGTCGCCGCCGTCGCCGTCGGCGCGTGGAACTGGAAGGACTTCGAGGGCTCCGAGGCCACCCTCGCGGCGATCATGAACGACGTCACCGGCCAGACCTTCTGGGGCACCCTGCTCGCCCTCGGCGCCGTCATCTCCATCGCCAGCGTCGTCCTGACCGTGCTCTACGGCCAGACCCGCGTGCTGTTCGCGATGTCCCGCGACGGTCTGGTGCCGAAGGTCTTCGCCAAGGTCAACGGCAAGACCGGCACGCCGCGCGTGAACACCGTCATCGTCTCGCTGTTCTGCGGCGCGCTCGCCTCCGTGATCCCGCTGGGCAAGCTCGTCGACGCCACCAGCATCGGCACGCTGTTCGCCTTCGGCCTGGTCAACATCGCCGTCATCGTGCTGCGCTACACCCGCCCCGACATGCCGCGCACCTTCAAGGTGCCGCTCGGCTGGCTCTTCCCGGTGCTCGGCTTCCTGTTCTGCGCGTACAACATGTTCAGCCTGGACGCCGTCACCTGGGTGGTCTTCGGTTGCTGGATGGCCGCCGGGCTCGTGTTCTACTTCCTGTACGGCATGCGCCGCTCCCGCCTGGCCACCGAAGCATCAGCAGAGAAGTGA
- a CDS encoding Lrp/AsnC family transcriptional regulator has translation MRLNDLDERIVHALAEDARRSYADIGSLVGLSAPAVKRRVDRLRAEGAITGFTVRVDPAALGWETEGFVEIYCRHNTSPDDIRRGLERYPEVVSASTVTGDADAVVQVFASDMRHFERVLERIAGEPFVERTKSVLVLSPLLRRFSSGSPA, from the coding sequence GTGCGACTCAACGACCTCGACGAACGCATCGTCCACGCCCTCGCGGAGGACGCCCGTCGCTCGTACGCCGACATCGGCTCGCTCGTCGGCCTGTCCGCCCCCGCCGTGAAGCGGCGGGTGGACCGGCTGCGGGCCGAGGGCGCCATCACCGGCTTCACCGTACGGGTGGACCCGGCGGCGCTCGGCTGGGAGACCGAGGGGTTCGTCGAGATCTACTGTCGCCACAACACCTCGCCGGACGACATCCGGCGAGGTCTGGAGCGGTACCCCGAGGTGGTGTCCGCGTCGACCGTCACCGGCGACGCGGACGCCGTCGTCCAGGTCTTCGCCTCCGACATGCGGCACTTCGAGCGGGTCCTGGAACGGATCGCGGGCGAGCCCTTCGTGGAGCGCACCAAGTCCGTCCTGGTGCTCTCGCCGCTGCTGCGACGCTTCTCCTCGGGCTCGCCCGCGTAG
- a CDS encoding flavin monoamine oxidase family protein, which produces MTSTVPTAVPHTDASPPITMFGPDFPYAYDDFLAHPAGLGQIPATEHGTEVAVIGGGLSGIIAAYELMKMGLKPVVYEADQIGGRLRTVGFEGPETEGLTAEMGAMRFPPSSTALQHYIDLVGLKTAPFPNPLAEATPSTVVDLKGESHYAETIDDLPQVYRDVAEAWNKCLDEGADFSDMNRAMRERDVPRIREIWAKLVEKLDNQTFYGFLCDSEAFKSFRHREIFGQVGFGTGGWDTDFPNSILEILRVVYTEADDHHRGIVGGSQQLPLRLWEREPEKIVHWAQGTSLQSLHEGDPRPAVTRLTRAAGNRITVTDASGDIRTYQAAIFTAQSWMLLSKIACDDTLFPIDHWTAIERTHYMESSKLFVPVDRPFWLDKDEETGRDVMSMTLTDRMTRGTYLLDDGPDKPAVICLSYTWCDDSLKWLPLSAQERMEVMLKSLGEIYPKVDIRKHIIGNPVTVSWENEPYFMGAFKANLPGHYRYQRRLFTHFMQDRLPEDKRGIFLAGDDISWTAGWAEGAVQTALNAVWGVMHHLGGATDATNPGPGDVYDEIAPVELPED; this is translated from the coding sequence ATGACGTCCACGGTGCCCACCGCTGTCCCGCACACCGACGCATCGCCGCCGATCACCATGTTCGGTCCGGACTTCCCGTACGCGTACGACGACTTCCTCGCCCACCCGGCCGGCCTCGGCCAGATACCCGCGACCGAGCACGGCACCGAGGTGGCCGTCATCGGCGGCGGGCTCTCCGGCATCATCGCCGCGTACGAGCTGATGAAGATGGGCCTCAAGCCCGTCGTGTACGAGGCGGACCAGATCGGCGGCCGGCTGCGCACCGTCGGCTTCGAGGGCCCGGAGACCGAGGGGCTGACCGCGGAGATGGGCGCGATGCGCTTCCCGCCGTCCTCCACCGCCCTGCAGCACTACATCGACCTGGTCGGCCTGAAGACCGCGCCGTTCCCGAACCCGCTGGCCGAGGCCACCCCGTCGACGGTCGTCGACCTCAAGGGCGAGTCCCACTACGCCGAGACCATCGACGACCTGCCGCAGGTCTACCGCGACGTCGCCGAGGCCTGGAACAAGTGCCTCGACGAGGGCGCCGACTTCTCCGACATGAACCGCGCCATGCGAGAGCGCGACGTCCCGCGGATCCGTGAGATCTGGGCGAAGCTCGTCGAGAAGCTCGACAACCAGACCTTCTACGGCTTCCTGTGCGACTCCGAGGCCTTCAAGTCCTTCCGCCACCGGGAGATCTTCGGCCAGGTCGGCTTCGGCACCGGCGGCTGGGACACCGACTTCCCGAACTCCATCCTGGAGATCCTGCGCGTCGTCTACACCGAGGCCGACGACCACCACCGCGGCATCGTCGGCGGCTCGCAGCAGCTGCCGCTCCGCCTGTGGGAGCGCGAGCCGGAGAAGATCGTCCACTGGGCGCAGGGCACCTCGCTGCAGTCGCTGCACGAGGGCGACCCGCGTCCGGCCGTGACCCGGCTGACCCGCGCCGCCGGCAACCGGATCACCGTCACCGACGCCTCCGGCGACATCCGCACCTACCAGGCGGCTATCTTCACCGCCCAGTCCTGGATGCTGCTGTCGAAGATCGCCTGCGACGACACGCTCTTCCCGATCGACCACTGGACGGCGATCGAGCGCACCCACTACATGGAGTCCTCGAAGCTGTTCGTGCCCGTCGACCGGCCGTTCTGGCTGGACAAGGACGAGGAGACCGGCCGGGACGTCATGTCGATGACGCTGACCGACCGGATGACCCGCGGCACCTACCTCCTGGACGACGGCCCGGACAAGCCGGCCGTCATCTGCCTCTCGTACACCTGGTGCGACGACAGCCTGAAGTGGCTGCCGCTGTCCGCCCAGGAGCGGATGGAGGTCATGCTCAAGTCGCTCGGCGAGATCTACCCGAAGGTAGACATCCGGAAGCACATCATCGGCAACCCGGTGACCGTGTCCTGGGAGAACGAGCCCTACTTCATGGGCGCGTTCAAGGCCAACCTGCCGGGCCACTACCGCTACCAGCGCCGCCTGTTCACGCACTTCATGCAGGACCGGCTGCCCGAGGACAAGCGGGGCATCTTCCTCGCGGGCGACGACATCTCGTGGACGGCCGGCTGGGCCGAGGGCGCGGTGCAGACGGCGCTGAACGCGGTGTGGGGCGTGATGCACCACCTCGGCGGCGCGACCGACGCCACCAACCCGGGTCCGGGCGACGTGTACGACGAGATCGCCCCCGTGGAACTTCCGGAGGACTGA
- a CDS encoding ROK family transcriptional regulator — protein sequence MAASPSTARAINDRLALRLLQDEGPLTATQLKTLTGLSRPTVADLVERLQGSGLVRVVGEAGAERRGPNAKLYGIAADRAHLAALDVRTDSVTVVVADLLGTTLAEATLPVGDGTAAEPAPGPAVEQAVALLERTAKDAGVARLHSVGIGAPGLIDPATGELNDSSGLPAWHRRLVPALQGRIPATVLIENETNLAAVAEQRVGAARDRDTFVLVWLGQGVGAAVVLDGRLRRGASGGAGELGFLPVPGTSGLPSATDCAGGFHELACAAAVDALAARHGLDPRTALASGDGAFLDALAERLAVGAAAVVSVLDPGCVVLGGRTGHAGGEPLAARVEARLARLSPLRTDVRPTALGDGAVLRGALLAARDAAQDELFGPGAP from the coding sequence ATGGCCGCATCCCCGAGCACCGCCCGGGCCATCAACGACCGGCTCGCCCTGCGCCTGCTCCAGGACGAGGGCCCGTTGACGGCGACACAACTGAAGACGCTCACCGGACTGTCCCGGCCCACCGTCGCCGACCTCGTCGAACGGCTCCAGGGCTCCGGGCTCGTCCGGGTCGTGGGGGAGGCCGGCGCCGAGCGCCGCGGCCCCAACGCCAAGCTGTACGGCATCGCCGCCGACCGGGCCCATCTCGCCGCGCTCGACGTGCGCACCGACTCGGTCACCGTCGTCGTCGCCGACCTGCTCGGCACCACGCTCGCCGAGGCGACCCTGCCCGTCGGCGACGGCACCGCCGCCGAACCGGCGCCCGGCCCCGCCGTCGAACAGGCCGTCGCGCTCCTGGAGCGCACCGCCAAGGACGCCGGCGTCGCCCGGCTGCACAGTGTCGGCATCGGCGCGCCCGGTCTGATCGACCCGGCGACGGGGGAGCTGAACGACTCCTCCGGGCTGCCCGCCTGGCACCGGCGCCTGGTGCCCGCCCTGCAGGGACGGATCCCCGCGACCGTCCTGATCGAGAACGAGACCAACCTGGCCGCGGTCGCCGAGCAGCGCGTCGGCGCGGCCCGCGACCGCGACACCTTCGTCCTGGTGTGGCTGGGCCAGGGCGTCGGCGCGGCCGTCGTCCTGGACGGCCGGCTGCGCCGGGGGGCCTCGGGCGGCGCGGGCGAGCTGGGCTTCCTTCCGGTGCCGGGCACCTCCGGGCTGCCTTCGGCGACCGACTGCGCGGGCGGCTTCCACGAACTGGCCTGCGCCGCGGCGGTCGACGCGCTGGCGGCACGGCACGGGCTCGACCCGCGGACCGCCCTCGCCTCGGGCGACGGTGCGTTCCTCGACGCCCTTGCCGAGCGGCTGGCGGTCGGCGCCGCGGCGGTCGTCTCGGTCCTCGACCCCGGCTGCGTCGTCCTCGGCGGCCGGACCGGCCACGCGGGCGGCGAGCCGCTCGCGGCCCGCGTCGAGGCCCGCCTCGCCCGGCTCTCCCCGCTGCGCACCGACGTCCGGCCGACGGCGCTCGGCGACGGCGCCGTCCTGCGCGGCGCGCTGCTCGCGGCGCGCGACGCCGCCCAGGACGAGCTCTTCGGGCCGGGCGCGCCCTGA
- a CDS encoding MFS transporter, translated as MTGETTSRTGFTTERLRRARFAVAAVFCVHGAVTGSFATRIPWIQEHAGVGAGQLGLALAFPAVGASLAMPLAGAISHRFGARNALRGLLALWTAALIPPSLAPNVYGLCAALLVYGATAGMSDVAMNALGVETENRLGKSIMSSLHGMWSAGALIGSAAGTVAAHLGTDARLHHVLAAGVLTVLGLVCCQGVLDLHSAPDEEPPPRFTLPPRSALVIGAIGFCGVFAEGASLDWSAVYLEDELGASAGLAAGCTTAFALTMTVARLAGDRVVDRFGPVRTVRVGGAAATLGGVLVVLAPHPAVAMAGFGLMGLGVAVVVPLAFAAAARSGPNPSQAIAGVATITYTSGLIAPSAIGGIADATSLTFSFGLVTLLAVGLVLGAGVLRPGGRGTAKAVVAESVPDPR; from the coding sequence ATGACGGGCGAGACCACGAGCCGGACCGGCTTCACTACCGAACGGCTGCGGCGGGCCCGGTTCGCCGTCGCCGCCGTCTTCTGCGTGCACGGCGCCGTCACCGGCAGCTTCGCGACCCGCATCCCGTGGATCCAGGAGCACGCCGGCGTCGGAGCCGGGCAGCTGGGCCTGGCCCTCGCCTTCCCGGCCGTCGGCGCGTCCCTGGCGATGCCCCTCGCCGGGGCGATCAGCCACCGCTTCGGCGCGCGCAACGCGCTGCGCGGCCTGCTCGCCCTGTGGACGGCGGCGCTGATCCCGCCCTCCCTCGCGCCGAACGTGTACGGGCTCTGCGCCGCGCTGCTCGTGTACGGCGCCACCGCGGGCATGTCCGACGTGGCGATGAACGCGCTCGGCGTCGAGACCGAGAACCGGCTGGGCAAGTCGATCATGTCCAGCCTGCACGGCATGTGGAGCGCGGGCGCCCTGATCGGTTCCGCCGCCGGCACCGTCGCCGCCCACCTCGGCACGGACGCCCGGCTGCACCACGTGCTCGCCGCCGGCGTGCTCACCGTGCTCGGCCTGGTCTGCTGTCAGGGCGTGCTCGACCTGCACAGCGCCCCCGACGAGGAGCCGCCGCCGCGCTTCACCCTGCCGCCGAGGTCGGCGCTGGTCATCGGCGCGATCGGATTCTGCGGGGTGTTCGCGGAGGGCGCGAGCCTGGACTGGTCGGCGGTGTACCTGGAGGACGAGCTCGGCGCCTCGGCCGGGCTCGCGGCGGGCTGCACCACCGCGTTCGCGCTGACGATGACGGTGGCCCGACTGGCCGGCGACCGGGTCGTGGACCGGTTCGGCCCGGTACGGACGGTCCGGGTCGGTGGCGCGGCGGCGACGCTCGGCGGTGTCCTGGTGGTCCTCGCCCCGCATCCGGCGGTCGCGATGGCCGGTTTCGGACTGATGGGGCTCGGCGTCGCGGTCGTCGTGCCGCTGGCCTTCGCGGCGGCGGCGCGCAGCGGCCCGAACCCCAGCCAGGCCATCGCGGGCGTCGCGACCATCACGTACACCTCGGGTCTGATCGCCCCCTCGGCGATCGGCGGCATCGCCGACGCGACCTCGCTGACGTTCTCCTTCGGACTGGTCACCCTGCTCGCCGTCGGCCTGGTGCTCGGCGCCGGGGTGCTCCGGCCCGGCGGCCGGGGCACCGCGAAGGCCGTGGTGGCCGAGAGCGTGCCGGATCCCCGCTGA
- a CDS encoding uracil-xanthine permease family protein — protein MNLGVRWSLHGDGRTPAPGAVVRPDERLSWPRTFGLGAQHVVAMFGASFVAPVLMGLDPNLAIMMSGVATIVFLLATRGTIPSYLGCSLAFVGVAAAIRASGGTSATVTGAVFVVGGVLFLAGLAVRKFGARIIHATMPPIVTGAVVMLIGFNLAPVTASVYWPQDQWTALLVMLFTGLAVVCLRGFWSRIAIFLGLIFGYGISWVFDLVFGKIHSMGPGGQVTDHWRLDLSGVAKADWVGLPTLHGPSFEWSAILVALPVVIALIAENAGHVKAVGEMTGDRLDDKLGTAIAADGAASMLSTAVGGPPNTTYSENIGVMAATRVYSTAAYWAAAGFALLFGLCPKFGAVVAAIPGGVLGGITVILYGMIGLLGAQIWINAKVDLRNPLNLVPAAAGIIIGVGGVKLTFTDTFELGGIALGTLVVITGYHVLRAFAPAHMKEQEPLLDEGTSSYDEDTDPAKS, from the coding sequence ATGAACCTCGGCGTGCGCTGGAGTCTGCACGGCGACGGACGGACACCCGCTCCCGGCGCCGTCGTCCGGCCGGACGAACGGCTGTCCTGGCCGCGTACGTTCGGCCTCGGGGCCCAGCACGTGGTGGCCATGTTCGGCGCCTCCTTCGTGGCGCCCGTCCTGATGGGTCTCGACCCGAACCTGGCGATCATGATGTCCGGGGTCGCGACCATCGTCTTCCTGCTCGCGACGCGCGGCACGATCCCGTCGTACCTCGGCTGCTCGCTCGCCTTCGTCGGCGTGGCCGCGGCGATCCGGGCCTCCGGCGGCACCAGCGCCACGGTCACCGGCGCGGTGTTCGTCGTCGGCGGAGTGCTCTTCCTGGCCGGTCTCGCGGTCCGGAAGTTCGGCGCCCGGATCATCCACGCGACGATGCCGCCGATCGTGACCGGCGCGGTCGTCATGCTGATCGGCTTCAACCTGGCGCCGGTGACGGCGTCGGTGTACTGGCCGCAGGACCAGTGGACGGCGCTGCTCGTGATGCTGTTCACCGGTCTCGCCGTGGTCTGTCTGCGCGGCTTCTGGTCGCGGATCGCGATCTTCCTGGGCCTGATCTTCGGCTACGGCATCTCCTGGGTCTTCGACCTGGTCTTCGGCAAGATCCACTCGATGGGCCCGGGAGGCCAGGTCACCGACCACTGGCGGCTCGACCTGTCGGGCGTCGCCAAGGCGGACTGGGTCGGTCTGCCGACCCTGCACGGCCCCAGCTTCGAGTGGTCGGCGATCCTGGTCGCCCTGCCGGTCGTGATCGCGCTGATCGCCGAGAACGCCGGACACGTCAAGGCCGTCGGCGAGATGACCGGGGACCGGCTCGACGACAAGCTGGGCACCGCGATCGCCGCCGACGGCGCCGCGTCCATGCTGTCGACCGCGGTGGGCGGCCCGCCGAACACCACGTACTCCGAGAACATCGGCGTCATGGCCGCCACCCGCGTCTACTCCACCGCCGCCTACTGGGCCGCGGCCGGCTTCGCGCTCCTCTTCGGCCTCTGCCCCAAGTTCGGCGCGGTCGTCGCCGCGATCCCCGGCGGCGTCCTCGGCGGCATCACCGTGATCCTTTACGGCATGATCGGCCTGCTCGGCGCGCAGATCTGGATCAACGCCAAGGTCGACCTGCGCAACCCGCTCAACCTGGTGCCGGCCGCGGCGGGCATCATCATCGGCGTCGGCGGCGTGAAGCTGACCTTCACCGACACCTTCGAACTCGGTGGCATCGCGCTGGGCACCCTGGTCGTCATCACCGGCTACCACGTCCTGCGCGCCTTCGCCCCGGCCCACATGAAGGAGCAGGAGCCGCTCCTCGACGAGGGCACCAGCTCGTACGACGAGGACACCGATCCGGCGAAGTCCTGA
- a CDS encoding DUF5995 family protein, which translates to MAQIGQFMAVDPVVDRMRALRSAWHPADGVAVFNRIYLTVTEEIGRAIEAGAFGDRRAAATLDVRFARRYLTVVDACATGAPVPACWRPLFHYRRHPGVRPLQFALAGINAHIGHDLALAVVDTCDALDCAPRDLEDEFDQVGDLLVLLEERIREELMPGPDLLEITDPLTHLLGCWSLERARDGAWFAARSLWQLRGLPDLAEEFTERLDRSVGLVGRMLLTPLARCG; encoded by the coding sequence ATGGCGCAGATCGGGCAATTCATGGCGGTCGACCCCGTGGTGGACCGGATGCGGGCGCTGCGATCGGCCTGGCATCCGGCCGACGGGGTCGCGGTGTTCAACCGGATCTATCTGACCGTCACCGAGGAGATCGGCCGTGCCATCGAGGCGGGCGCGTTCGGCGACCGGCGGGCCGCGGCGACCCTCGACGTACGGTTCGCCCGGCGCTATCTGACCGTCGTCGACGCCTGTGCGACGGGCGCGCCCGTGCCGGCCTGCTGGCGGCCGCTGTTCCACTACCGGCGCCATCCCGGGGTGCGGCCGCTGCAGTTCGCCCTTGCCGGGATCAACGCGCACATCGGCCACGACCTCGCCCTCGCGGTGGTCGACACCTGTGACGCGCTCGACTGCGCGCCGCGCGACCTGGAGGACGAGTTCGACCAGGTCGGCGACCTGCTGGTGCTGCTGGAGGAGCGGATCCGCGAGGAGCTGATGCCCGGCCCGGACCTGCTGGAGATCACGGATCCGCTGACGCACCTGCTGGGCTGCTGGAGCCTGGAGCGGGCCCGCGACGGGGCCTGGTTCGCGGCCCGCTCGTTGTGGCAGCTGCGCGGACTGCCCGACCTGGCCGAGGAGTTCACGGAACGCCTCGACCGGTCGGTGGGTCTGGTGGGGCGGATGCTGCTCACGCCGCTCGCACGGTGCGGCTGA
- a CDS encoding carbon-nitrogen hydrolase family protein — MPPLRTALLQSSGVPGDVPANLAALDDAASRAAAAGAGLLIAPELFLTGYAIGEDLARLAEAADGPGSEAVAAVAVRHGLAIVYGYPERAGEALYNAAQLIGPDGARLAHYRKTHLFGDFEQKWFTAGDEPVVQAELNGLTLGLMICYDVEFPENVRAHALAGTDLLAVPTAQMHPFEFVAESVIPVRAFENQMYVAYVNRTGPEGPYDFVGLSALAGPDGTARARAGRGTELVVGDVDPELLAASRAANPYLRDRRPGFYSALTE; from the coding sequence ATGCCGCCGCTGCGCACCGCCCTGCTCCAGAGCTCCGGCGTTCCCGGCGACGTCCCCGCGAACCTCGCCGCCCTCGACGACGCGGCCTCCCGCGCCGCCGCCGCGGGCGCCGGGCTGCTGATCGCCCCGGAGCTGTTCCTCACCGGCTACGCCATCGGCGAGGACCTCGCCCGGCTGGCCGAGGCCGCCGACGGCCCCGGCTCCGAAGCCGTCGCCGCCGTCGCCGTGCGGCACGGCCTGGCGATCGTGTACGGGTACCCGGAGCGCGCGGGGGAGGCCCTGTACAACGCGGCGCAGCTGATCGGGCCCGACGGCGCCCGGCTCGCGCACTACCGCAAGACGCACCTCTTCGGCGACTTCGAGCAGAAGTGGTTCACCGCCGGCGACGAGCCGGTCGTGCAGGCGGAGCTGAACGGCCTCACCCTCGGCCTGATGATCTGCTACGACGTCGAGTTCCCGGAGAACGTCCGGGCCCACGCGCTCGCCGGGACCGACCTCCTGGCCGTGCCGACGGCGCAGATGCACCCCTTCGAGTTCGTCGCCGAGTCCGTGATCCCGGTGCGCGCCTTCGAGAACCAGATGTACGTGGCGTACGTGAACCGGACCGGGCCCGAGGGCCCGTACGACTTCGTCGGCCTGTCCGCGCTGGCCGGGCCCGACGGCACCGCCCGCGCCCGGGCCGGCCGCGGCACGGAACTGGTCGTCGGCGACGTCGACCCGGAGCTGCTGGCCGCCTCCCGCGCCGCCAACCCGTATCTGCGGGACCGGCGCCCCGGCTTCTACTCCGCCCTGACCGAGTAG
- a CDS encoding Repetin, translated as MNRRTKIAAVAAALLMTAGAAGSAVASGDGASGNREAAALTGSAKLYRPAGDDITMSFDAHLAKDVPPSEATGTFSFSHYKGEFAAAADVKVDCLVTGGKVAVVTGVITRGEGLLAPAVGKRVGISVHDTGKGRDRLGYSWMASNNPLKDEVPKCTSAAPFERTKEGTGDLRVLPWEFEYPTE; from the coding sequence ATGAACCGCCGTACGAAGATCGCCGCCGTTGCCGCCGCGTTGCTGATGACCGCGGGGGCGGCGGGCTCCGCCGTCGCCTCGGGCGACGGCGCGAGCGGCAACCGGGAGGCGGCGGCGCTGACCGGCTCGGCGAAGCTCTACCGGCCGGCCGGGGACGACATCACCATGAGCTTCGACGCGCACCTGGCGAAGGACGTGCCGCCCTCGGAGGCGACGGGCACCTTCAGCTTCAGCCACTACAAGGGCGAGTTCGCGGCGGCGGCCGACGTGAAGGTCGACTGTCTGGTCACGGGCGGCAAGGTGGCCGTGGTGACGGGCGTGATCACCCGCGGGGAGGGGCTGCTCGCCCCGGCCGTCGGCAAGCGCGTCGGCATCTCCGTGCACGATACGGGCAAGGGGCGGGACCGTCTGGGCTACAGCTGGATGGCGTCCAACAACCCGCTGAAGGACGAGGTGCCGAAGTGCACCAGCGCCGCCCCCTTCGAGCGGACGAAGGAGGGCACCGGCGACCTCAGGGTGCTGCCGTGGGAGTTCGAGTACCCCACCGAGTAG